The Planococcus donghaensis genome contains a region encoding:
- a CDS encoding ABC transporter ATP-binding protein, with protein sequence MIETIGLTKKYGSFYALQDLNLVVEDSTVFGFVGANGAGKSTTFSILATLLQPTAGDAFINGVSVTKNPQEVRKQIGYVPDFFGVYDQLKTDEYLDFYGASYGIKPKEREVLIPKLLELVNLENKRYEYVDLLSRGMKQRLCLARALIHDPKILILDEPASGLDPRARVEMRDILRELKAMGKTILISSHILPELAEMCDSIGVIDNGKLIAQGSVADIQAQLQSEKVLRVKIVGDMQAVIAFFEMDPFVSQLVELQGKNTLQFFYRGSEEDQLQLLQRAIQQKLPILSFSEEETDLEDVFMAITKGVEIG encoded by the coding sequence GTGATTGAAACAATCGGATTGACAAAAAAATACGGTTCTTTCTACGCACTTCAGGATTTGAATTTAGTGGTAGAAGATAGCACAGTTTTTGGTTTTGTTGGCGCAAACGGAGCAGGGAAATCAACAACTTTTTCGATTTTAGCCACACTGCTTCAACCAACAGCTGGAGATGCATTTATCAACGGCGTGAGCGTTACTAAAAATCCTCAAGAAGTTCGTAAACAAATTGGCTATGTACCAGATTTCTTTGGGGTGTATGATCAATTAAAAACGGATGAGTATTTGGATTTTTACGGTGCAAGTTACGGCATTAAACCAAAAGAACGTGAGGTGTTAATTCCAAAGCTTTTGGAGTTAGTCAATTTAGAGAACAAGCGATATGAATATGTCGATTTATTATCACGCGGGATGAAGCAACGACTATGTCTAGCACGTGCATTAATTCACGATCCAAAAATACTAATTTTAGATGAACCGGCATCAGGACTAGATCCACGTGCGCGAGTAGAAATGAGAGATATATTAAGAGAGTTAAAAGCCATGGGGAAAACCATTTTGATTTCTTCTCACATTCTTCCGGAACTTGCGGAGATGTGTGACAGTATTGGGGTTATTGATAACGGTAAATTGATTGCACAAGGATCCGTTGCTGATATTCAAGCCCAATTGCAAAGTGAAAAAGTGCTTCGCGTTAAAATAGTAGGAGATATGCAAGCAGTTATTGCATTTTTTGAAATGGACCCATTTGTTTCTCAGCTTGTAGAATTGCAAGGTAAAAATACCCTTCAGTTTTTCTATCGCGGGAGTGAAGAAGATCAACTGCAATTGTTGCAACGCGCAATTCAACAAAAATTGCCGATTCTTTCTTTTTCTGAAGAAGAAACAGATTTGGAAGATGTCTTCATGGCAATTACAAAAGGAGTGGAAATTGGATGA
- a CDS encoding AAA family ATPase, translated as MTYTTEQFTEMSQLLQEVKTEIGRFIVGQESAVEFSLYAILADGHALLEGLPGLGKTMLIRTISDVLDLSFSRIQFTPDLMPSDITGTSLIERDAQGRQQFTFREGPIFHQMVLADEINRATPKTQSALLEAMGEKTVTILGDTKEMACPFFVLATQNPIEMEGTYPLPEAQMDRFVCKILVSYPSRNELAEISRRTTGAQSINLSKKMNTASLIEAQQMVKEVLMAEDILMVAVDIIQNTHPEHSEHQEIQQFVQYGSGPRGLQSLIRLAKARALMEGRYHVSIGDLKHVAKPVLRHRLLLNYEAEAIGKQADELIDKVLSTAGKGVLK; from the coding sequence ATGACATACACTACCGAACAATTTACAGAGATGAGTCAATTGCTTCAAGAAGTAAAAACGGAAATAGGGCGTTTTATCGTCGGACAAGAAAGTGCAGTTGAGTTTTCTTTGTATGCCATTTTAGCAGATGGCCATGCCTTACTCGAAGGGCTACCAGGTCTTGGTAAAACAATGTTGATACGAACTATATCGGATGTTCTTGATTTGTCGTTTTCTAGAATTCAGTTTACACCCGATTTAATGCCTTCAGATATTACCGGAACTAGCCTGATTGAACGAGACGCACAAGGGCGCCAGCAATTTACGTTTAGAGAAGGGCCGATCTTTCATCAAATGGTATTAGCGGATGAAATTAACCGCGCAACTCCTAAAACTCAAAGTGCGCTTTTGGAGGCAATGGGAGAAAAAACGGTGACGATTCTAGGAGATACAAAAGAAATGGCATGCCCATTTTTTGTTTTGGCTACTCAAAATCCTATTGAGATGGAAGGAACTTACCCATTGCCTGAAGCCCAAATGGACCGTTTTGTATGTAAAATTCTTGTTTCTTATCCAAGTCGCAATGAACTTGCTGAAATTAGTCGGCGAACAACAGGTGCACAATCCATTAACCTCAGCAAAAAAATGAATACCGCTAGTTTAATCGAGGCACAACAGATGGTGAAAGAAGTATTGATGGCAGAAGACATTTTAATGGTCGCTGTCGACATTATTCAAAACACGCATCCTGAGCATTCAGAACATCAAGAAATTCAACAATTTGTTCAATATGGCAGCGGTCCTCGTGGATTACAAAGCTTGATCCGCTTAGCTAAAGCACGCGCGCTAATGGAAGGACGTTATCACGTATCAATTGGTGATTTAAAACATGTGGCAAAACCGGTATTGCGCCATCGTTTGTTGTTAAATTACGAAGCAGAAGCCATTGGCAAACAAGCAGACGAATTGATCGACAAAGTGCTGAGCACAGCAGGTAAAGGCGTTTTGAAATGA
- the dapD gene encoding 2,3,4,5-tetrahydropyridine-2,6-dicarboxylate N-acetyltransferase, producing the protein MKQMDANEIISYIQNAKKSTPVKVYIKGQGVADLDYGTDSKVFGEGNSVTVFGEWSDIQSALEANASVIEDSVVENDRRNSAIPMLDMKNINSRIEPGAFIRENVEIGNNCIIMMGAVINIGSVIGDGTMIDMGVIMGGRATVGKNCHIGAGAVLAGVIEPASATPVIVEDDVMIGANAVVLEGVRIGKGAVVAAGAIVIEDVPENSVVGGTPARVLKLMDAKTRSKTEIKHELRQL; encoded by the coding sequence ATGAAACAAATGGATGCAAATGAAATTATTTCGTACATACAGAATGCTAAGAAATCGACGCCTGTAAAAGTTTACATAAAAGGACAAGGTGTTGCTGATTTAGATTATGGTACAGATTCAAAAGTATTCGGAGAAGGCAATTCAGTAACTGTATTTGGCGAATGGTCAGATATTCAATCAGCATTAGAAGCAAATGCTTCTGTCATTGAAGATTCTGTGGTGGAAAATGATCGCAGAAATTCAGCTATTCCTATGTTAGATATGAAAAACATCAACAGCCGTATTGAACCGGGTGCATTTATCCGGGAAAATGTTGAAATCGGCAATAACTGTATCATCATGATGGGTGCTGTGATCAACATTGGTTCTGTTATTGGAGATGGTACGATGATTGATATGGGCGTTATTATGGGCGGCCGTGCAACTGTCGGGAAAAATTGTCACATCGGAGCAGGCGCAGTACTTGCAGGCGTAATCGAGCCAGCATCAGCTACTCCAGTTATTGTTGAAGATGACGTAATGATCGGTGCTAATGCAGTCGTTCTTGAAGGAGTTCGCATTGGGAAAGGTGCAGTTGTGGCAGCAGGCGCAATTGTTATCGAAGATGTACCTGAAAACTCAGTAGTGGGCGGAACTCCAGCGCGAGTATTGAAATTGATGGATGCAAAAACTCGTTCAAAAACAGAAATCAAGCACGAATTAAGACAGCTATAA
- a CDS encoding LysR family transcriptional regulator, whose protein sequence is MSNEELVIKVLAEEGNMRKAAERLFLSQPALSQRLQTIEKDWGQQLFIRSQKGLSPTPAGELVIQYANETIQRKEEVFEVLHTLTSKVHGTLKIACATIIGQNWLPKVLKDFVTLYPEAKIQLITGWSSEIVRALYDGEAHIGIVRGHTDWKGPKLHLFKDTLYLVDKEIRSLEELLQTERPFIQFKSDSTYYEEIQQWWQKHFASNPKRQITVDQIETCKQMAVNGIGYAILPSITLTGNEDVHMMPLTNNEEELELTRDTWLIGYESAFQLRQVEAFVAIVEKHATLLR, encoded by the coding sequence ATGTCAAATGAAGAATTAGTCATTAAAGTGTTGGCAGAAGAAGGAAATATGAGAAAAGCTGCCGAACGACTATTTTTATCGCAACCGGCTTTGTCGCAACGTCTTCAAACTATTGAAAAAGACTGGGGTCAGCAATTGTTTATTCGTTCTCAAAAAGGCCTCTCACCGACACCTGCTGGAGAATTGGTCATCCAATATGCCAATGAAACAATTCAGCGAAAAGAAGAAGTGTTTGAAGTGTTACATACCTTGACCTCAAAAGTGCACGGAACGTTAAAAATTGCATGTGCCACGATTATTGGTCAAAACTGGCTACCAAAAGTATTAAAAGATTTTGTTACACTTTATCCAGAAGCGAAAATTCAACTGATTACCGGCTGGAGCTCGGAAATTGTTCGAGCCCTTTACGACGGTGAGGCTCATATTGGAATTGTTCGTGGCCATACAGACTGGAAGGGACCAAAATTGCATTTGTTCAAAGATACGTTGTATTTAGTGGACAAAGAAATTCGGTCACTTGAAGAGCTTCTTCAAACAGAACGACCATTTATCCAATTTAAAAGTGATTCGACGTATTATGAAGAAATTCAGCAATGGTGGCAAAAACATTTTGCTTCTAACCCTAAACGTCAAATAACAGTTGATCAAATAGAAACGTGTAAACAAATGGCGGTAAACGGAATTGGTTATGCCATCTTGCCATCTATTACGTTAACAGGCAATGAAGACGTGCACATGATGCCATTAACAAATAACGAAGAAGAATTAGAATTAACGCGTGATACGTGGTTAATTGGTTATGAGTCGGCGTTTCAACTACGACAAGTAGAAGCTTTTGTGGCTATAGTCGAAAAACATGCCACTTTATTAAGGTGA
- a CDS encoding MDR family MFS transporter, with product MEKTKRPLVLASVMLAMFVSAVEATIVSTAMPSIAAELGGFSQYSWVFSAYLLMSTITVLLYGKLSDIFGRKRIFTIGMLLFLLGSLLCGLSTSMDELIIYRFVQGLGAGAVMPIATTIVGDIYTREERAKIQGYLSSVWGISAVTGPAIGGVLVVTIGWEYVFWVNLPLGILSLLGVLLFLKEPVNHKTPVIDYKGAVLLMVALSSLLYLLVEGGVSFSWLSMQSLILFLSSSLLIVFFVLVERKAVDPIMPFEIWRNKTILYANLVSLATGVILIGISSYLPTYVTGVMEQPAAIAGFTLTAMSIGWPLAAFFSGRLLLKIGYFKTSLAGGVSLVLGTLLFVTMQPSFGPLWAAMSSFAIGIGMGLTSTAFIVSIQAAVSYEQRGAATASNMFMRNLGSTIGVALLGSILNSSLLRYFAENGQNYTLSSINDLLSKNTRVEMPIEVLRFLQQALAESLQIVYLVTAFFAVLSLVLILGLRGQKGVKGHVK from the coding sequence ATGGAAAAAACGAAAAGGCCGTTAGTTCTAGCTTCTGTTATGTTGGCGATGTTTGTCAGTGCTGTCGAAGCCACGATTGTTTCAACGGCTATGCCTAGTATTGCAGCTGAATTAGGAGGTTTTTCACAATACAGCTGGGTGTTCTCGGCCTATTTACTAATGAGTACGATAACCGTCTTACTGTACGGTAAACTATCAGATATATTTGGTCGTAAACGCATATTTACGATTGGAATGCTATTATTTTTACTTGGTTCTTTATTATGTGGCTTGTCCACATCAATGGATGAATTGATAATTTACCGCTTTGTTCAAGGTCTCGGAGCGGGCGCGGTTATGCCTATCGCCACCACAATTGTCGGGGATATATATACGAGAGAAGAACGTGCAAAAATCCAAGGTTATTTGTCGAGTGTGTGGGGAATTTCAGCTGTTACCGGGCCAGCTATTGGTGGTGTACTAGTTGTAACCATCGGTTGGGAATATGTGTTTTGGGTGAATTTGCCTCTTGGGATTTTATCTTTACTAGGCGTTCTATTGTTTTTAAAAGAACCTGTAAATCATAAAACACCTGTAATCGATTATAAAGGTGCAGTTTTGTTAATGGTCGCCTTGTCTAGTTTATTGTATTTGCTTGTAGAAGGCGGTGTATCATTTAGTTGGCTATCTATGCAATCGTTAATTTTATTCTTATCGAGCAGTTTGCTTATCGTATTTTTCGTATTAGTAGAGCGTAAAGCTGTCGATCCAATTATGCCTTTTGAAATTTGGCGCAATAAAACCATTCTGTATGCGAATCTTGTTTCGTTAGCTACAGGAGTTATTTTAATTGGAATCTCGAGTTATTTGCCGACTTATGTAACTGGGGTCATGGAGCAGCCTGCTGCAATTGCTGGGTTTACGTTAACCGCTATGTCGATCGGTTGGCCACTTGCCGCATTTTTTTCGGGAAGATTATTGCTGAAAATTGGATATTTTAAAACCTCATTAGCTGGCGGGGTTTCCCTCGTGCTGGGAACATTGCTATTTGTCACGATGCAACCTAGCTTTGGTCCTTTATGGGCAGCGATGTCTAGTTTTGCTATTGGTATTGGAATGGGACTAACTAGTACAGCATTTATTGTTTCGATTCAAGCGGCCGTTTCTTATGAACAGCGGGGGGCAGCTACGGCTTCAAATATGTTCATGCGAAACTTAGGCAGTACGATTGGTGTGGCGTTACTCGGAAGCATTTTGAACAGTTCGCTTCTGCGGTATTTTGCTGAAAACGGCCAAAATTATACATTAAGTTCAATCAATGATTTATTGAGTAAAAATACTCGTGTCGAGATGCCAATCGAAGTGTTAAGGTTTCTTCAGCAGGCATTAGCAGAGTCGCTTCAAATCGTGTATTTAGTAACCGCATTTTTCGCGGTGCTTAGCCTGGTATTGATTTTGGGACTTCGTGGTCAAAAAGGGGTGAAGGGTCATGTCAAATGA
- a CDS encoding ABC transporter permease, whose translation MKTLFTNPVLVKELKLRFRNLKSFTGILFYLIAMSVFVFGFIFLATSLTGNGFFRPDESFMLFSMMTYIQLGLILFITPALTAGTISTEREKQTLNILLTTSQTSFQIIFGKMTSSIAFLLLMIVSGLPIYSLVFLYGGVSPSQLLYIFLFYMLTLLAIASIGVMFSTLIRKTIVAIIATYGAMIFLAGVTAFFLLISVQVSQMGMTSPQTTMSPIAHFWATINPPAVLLTLLQPPMEEQLQTVTLVPIPLWIGYTIFYVLLTAGSLLLAVKKLRVNMNKYK comes from the coding sequence ATGAAAACCCTATTTACCAATCCTGTACTAGTTAAAGAGCTTAAATTGCGTTTCCGCAACTTGAAAAGTTTTACAGGTATTTTGTTTTACTTAATCGCGATGAGTGTATTTGTTTTTGGTTTTATCTTTCTAGCTACATCTTTAACTGGAAATGGTTTTTTCCGTCCAGATGAAAGTTTCATGCTATTTAGTATGATGACGTATATTCAATTAGGATTGATTTTATTTATTACGCCCGCCTTAACAGCAGGTACGATTAGTACAGAACGTGAAAAACAAACGTTGAATATATTGCTAACCACGTCGCAAACATCATTCCAAATCATATTTGGGAAAATGACGTCATCGATTGCATTTTTGTTGTTGATGATTGTGTCTGGTTTACCTATTTACAGTTTAGTTTTCTTATACGGAGGCGTTTCCCCGAGCCAATTATTATATATTTTCCTGTTTTATATGCTGACTTTGCTCGCAATCGCGAGCATTGGGGTCATGTTCTCAACGTTAATCAGAAAAACCATTGTTGCAATTATTGCCACTTATGGAGCAATGATTTTTCTTGCGGGTGTCACGGCATTCTTTTTATTAATCTCTGTTCAAGTTTCTCAAATGGGCATGACTTCGCCGCAGACAACTATGTCGCCAATAGCTCATTTTTGGGCAACGATTAACCCACCGGCAGTGTTGTTGACTTTATTACAGCCACCGATGGAAGAACAATTGCAAACAGTGACGTTGGTACCTATCCCATTATGGATTGGTTACACTATTTTTTATGTATTACTAACAGCTGGAAGTTTATTGTTAGCTGTAAAAAAATTACGCGTAAATATGAATAAATACAAATAA
- the cbpB gene encoding cyclic-di-AMP-binding protein CbpB, with protein sequence MISLPSKDFLDTPIEDYIISSEKVAHVQIGNSAEHALLVLTKTGYSAIPVLDSKYRFRGLINAQRITDAILGLDHIEYERLSDIRVEDIMEKDLPLIHINERFQKALDMVINQNFLCIVDDEEMFMGILTRRVVLKQLKKQLYQLKK encoded by the coding sequence ATGATTTCATTACCAAGCAAAGATTTTCTTGATACACCGATCGAAGACTATATCATCTCTTCCGAGAAAGTTGCACATGTTCAAATAGGTAATAGTGCAGAACATGCACTACTTGTTTTGACGAAGACAGGTTATTCCGCTATACCGGTTCTGGATTCAAAATATCGCTTTCGCGGCCTGATTAATGCACAACGAATAACTGATGCAATTCTTGGTTTGGACCATATAGAATACGAACGGCTTTCTGATATCCGCGTGGAAGATATTATGGAAAAAGATCTTCCTTTGATCCACATTAATGAGCGTTTTCAAAAAGCGCTAGATATGGTCATTAACCAAAATTTTCTTTGCATTGTTGATGATGAGGAAATGTTTATGGGAATCTTGACACGGCGTGTTGTATTAAAACAACTGAAAAAGCAACTGTATCAATTGAAAAAATAA
- a CDS encoding N-acetyldiaminopimelate deacetylase translates to MELVKIRRALHQIPEIGFQEVKTQAYLMDIISQFSQERLEIVKWRTGIAVKVLGENPTKLIGWRTDIDALPIPEETGLEFQSTHPGFMHACGHDVHMTIAVGLLEKLVEKPIKDDVVILFQPAEEGPGGALPFREWLKNEKPDFLPDMIAALHIAPELPVGTVGTRPGLLFANTSELFIDLHGKGGHAAFPHLTEDMAVAAASLLMQLQTIVSRNVNPMDSAVLTIGKLSAGTVQNIIAEHARLEGTIRTLNSESMSQMKKRIEAICRAVEEAYNCRVSIDYGSSYLEVNNDQELAEQFLSYASQVPTIKAIRSEAAMTGEDFGYFTEQLPGVMFWAGVNSSYGLHHAKLNPDEQILTFMPDFLHGFFLTL, encoded by the coding sequence ATGGAATTAGTGAAAATTAGAAGAGCTTTGCATCAAATTCCGGAGATTGGTTTTCAAGAAGTAAAAACGCAAGCCTATTTAATGGACATTATTTCTCAGTTTTCGCAAGAGCGATTAGAAATAGTGAAATGGCGTACTGGCATCGCAGTTAAAGTGTTAGGTGAAAATCCGACCAAGCTAATTGGTTGGAGAACAGACATAGATGCTTTGCCAATCCCAGAAGAAACAGGACTAGAGTTTCAATCGACTCATCCAGGCTTTATGCATGCTTGCGGTCACGATGTGCACATGACAATCGCTGTTGGTTTGTTAGAAAAGCTAGTTGAAAAGCCGATTAAAGATGATGTCGTTATTTTATTCCAACCAGCTGAAGAAGGTCCGGGAGGCGCATTGCCTTTTCGGGAATGGTTGAAAAATGAAAAACCTGATTTTCTGCCGGATATGATTGCTGCGTTGCACATTGCACCAGAACTACCTGTAGGCACTGTGGGTACCCGACCAGGATTATTGTTTGCGAATACGTCTGAGTTGTTTATTGATCTTCATGGCAAAGGGGGACACGCGGCTTTTCCTCATCTAACAGAAGACATGGCGGTTGCTGCGGCTTCATTGCTTATGCAATTACAAACGATTGTTAGTCGAAACGTGAACCCAATGGATTCAGCTGTTCTAACAATTGGTAAGCTTAGCGCGGGCACGGTACAAAACATTATTGCTGAACATGCGCGTCTAGAAGGAACGATTCGTACACTGAACAGTGAATCGATGAGCCAGATGAAAAAGCGGATTGAAGCAATATGTCGTGCAGTAGAAGAAGCATACAATTGTCGAGTTAGTATCGATTACGGTTCGAGTTATCTTGAAGTGAATAATGATCAAGAGTTAGCTGAGCAATTTTTGTCGTATGCAAGTCAAGTACCGACTATTAAAGCTATACGAAGTGAAGCAGCCATGACTGGGGAAGACTTTGGTTATTTTACGGAGCAACTTCCAGGAGTGATGTTCTGGGCGGGTGTGAATTCTTCTTATGGTTTGCACCACGCAAAGTTAAACCCAGATGAACAAATCCTAACTTTCATGCCAGATTTTCTACATGGTTTCTTTTTAACACTATAA
- a CDS encoding vWA domain-containing protein, protein MGASNWGMIWTAVMPLAVILYYFFRKKYKDQQVSSTLFWQERMKEMQASPYLKKLQHHLLFYLQLAALLFCVLALIEPFSESETLAGNDFIFVVDTSATMLAGSPSHFVKHQQEMKNLAAQAGGKPVTIVTTGISPKVIIRNEQDLQKVEKAIDQLAVNYESAEIEQTILFADTLAVNDSTIIHIFTDSLERSVLINKTGQSYHVHGFTETLRNVSIRQFGLSKTESGTRGIVQVVNNSKETIPATIRLTSDSVEKRIDVELAASEELLVPFEDLPNKQLWQATVEVADNYSADNTMATYVAPPVDAVVIDSALHELIASGFRSLSLDVALSDSSQLQPDSGIPIVTNQRDVLEGPTPILLFGRNDEKSFEVVGQIETKAHPLFTYATLDEIYVSQLYPPLEGYETIATIDDHPFIQVSPKGDIVVLTDVQLTDWPLSPSFPLFLWSAMESLAGDAEFLGYFQPNEHRSVSLASKTGEWEIFRDGTYSHSYIEGSGPFVAPAEPGIYQVVGDDKEMTMIVQLSSQEKTLSAGSTYKMGQAEAMQDKVRFSFVPFLIGLILLLVVGEWEVYRRGITTR, encoded by the coding sequence ATGGGAGCATCAAATTGGGGAATGATCTGGACAGCGGTTATGCCGCTAGCCGTTATTCTCTATTATTTCTTTAGAAAAAAATACAAAGACCAGCAGGTATCTTCAACGTTATTCTGGCAAGAGCGTATGAAAGAAATGCAAGCTTCTCCTTATTTAAAAAAATTGCAGCATCATCTTTTGTTTTATCTCCAATTGGCGGCGCTGCTCTTTTGTGTATTGGCGCTAATCGAACCTTTTAGTGAATCAGAAACTTTAGCAGGCAATGACTTCATTTTTGTAGTAGATACGTCAGCAACGATGCTTGCAGGATCTCCCTCTCATTTTGTAAAGCACCAACAAGAAATGAAAAACCTAGCTGCTCAAGCAGGTGGAAAACCAGTCACCATCGTGACAACGGGTATCAGTCCGAAAGTCATCATTCGTAATGAGCAAGATCTACAAAAAGTTGAAAAAGCCATCGATCAATTAGCGGTCAACTATGAAAGCGCTGAAATCGAGCAAACGATATTATTTGCGGACACATTGGCGGTCAATGACTCCACCATTATTCACATATTTACAGATAGTTTAGAGCGTTCTGTACTCATCAATAAAACCGGACAAAGCTATCACGTCCATGGTTTTACAGAAACCTTGCGCAATGTCTCAATTCGTCAATTTGGTCTTTCTAAAACGGAAAGTGGTACACGTGGAATAGTTCAGGTAGTAAATAATAGCAAAGAAACTATACCTGCGACCATACGATTGACAAGTGACAGTGTGGAAAAAAGAATTGATGTGGAACTTGCAGCTTCTGAAGAACTGTTGGTGCCGTTTGAAGATTTACCAAATAAACAGTTGTGGCAAGCAACAGTAGAAGTGGCAGATAACTATTCAGCTGACAACACGATGGCAACTTATGTAGCGCCTCCTGTTGATGCAGTCGTGATTGATTCAGCGCTACATGAATTAATCGCAAGTGGTTTTCGTTCATTGTCTTTAGATGTTGCATTGTCAGATTCGAGTCAACTGCAGCCCGATTCAGGAATACCAATTGTAACAAATCAGCGTGATGTACTTGAAGGGCCAACGCCAATCTTGCTGTTTGGTCGTAATGACGAAAAGTCATTTGAAGTAGTAGGGCAAATCGAAACAAAAGCACATCCGCTTTTCACATACGCTACTTTAGATGAGATATATGTATCACAACTATATCCTCCTCTTGAAGGATATGAAACAATCGCAACGATTGATGACCATCCGTTTATTCAAGTTTCTCCCAAAGGAGATATTGTGGTATTGACAGATGTCCAGTTGACCGACTGGCCATTATCTCCATCATTTCCGTTATTTTTATGGAGTGCGATGGAAAGTTTAGCTGGAGATGCAGAATTTCTCGGATATTTTCAACCCAATGAACACCGGTCTGTGTCGCTAGCTTCGAAAACAGGAGAATGGGAAATCTTTCGGGATGGCACGTATAGTCATTCTTACATAGAAGGAAGTGGCCCGTTCGTCGCGCCTGCCGAGCCTGGCATTTATCAAGTAGTGGGTGATGACAAAGAAATGACGATGATTGTTCAGCTAAGCTCACAAGAAAAGACACTTTCTGCTGGTTCGACTTATAAAATGGGGCAAGCGGAGGCCATGCAAGATAAGGTTCGCTTTTCTTTTGTGCCGTTTTTAATCGGATTGATTTTACTGTTAGTTGTTGGAGAATGGGAGGTGTACCGTCGTGGAATTACAACTCGGTAA
- a CDS encoding DUF58 domain-containing protein produces the protein MTLLNLPADWGSRLSRYAIGTKAKIRGHHKGSHRSMRFGSSLDFSDFREYHAGDDVRHIDWNVYARTEKVYIKRFLDEQEMRIHILLDSSKSMNNKWLFAKQMVFSLGLMVLGSDDRLTVSAGLKEVVPFRKKGKSAKKLLEHFISTIPNPQSLSFAKQASFHAAKDSTVLFIVSDGLDPLEDWNLFFRQAPAYAHDIRFIHMNTEEERVPSYKGDLRFIDEETQQVTSVTVTEEALRAYQKQSKLHSKGLESLCRTYGIAYMPLRVEDGIEQVLFHQMIRKNWIG, from the coding sequence ATGACCTTATTAAACCTGCCAGCTGATTGGGGTTCACGTCTCAGCCGCTACGCCATAGGGACAAAAGCAAAAATTAGGGGGCATCATAAAGGATCTCACCGCTCGATGCGCTTTGGTAGTTCGCTAGATTTCTCTGATTTTCGGGAATACCATGCGGGAGATGATGTACGGCATATTGATTGGAACGTTTACGCACGGACTGAAAAAGTTTACATTAAACGCTTTTTAGATGAACAAGAAATGCGTATTCACATTTTGCTAGATAGCTCGAAATCGATGAACAATAAATGGCTGTTTGCTAAGCAAATGGTGTTTTCACTTGGGCTAATGGTATTAGGAAGCGATGACCGATTAACGGTTTCTGCTGGACTAAAAGAAGTCGTCCCTTTTCGGAAAAAAGGAAAGTCAGCTAAAAAATTGCTGGAGCATTTTATTTCAACAATACCAAATCCTCAAAGTTTGTCGTTTGCCAAGCAAGCAAGTTTTCATGCAGCAAAAGATTCTACAGTCTTATTTATTGTCTCAGATGGGTTGGATCCGTTAGAAGACTGGAACTTGTTTTTTAGACAAGCTCCAGCCTATGCGCATGATATTCGGTTTATTCATATGAATACAGAAGAAGAGCGGGTGCCTTCTTATAAAGGAGATCTTCGCTTTATCGATGAAGAAACGCAACAAGTGACGAGTGTGACGGTTACAGAAGAAGCGCTTCGTGCCTATCAAAAACAAAGCAAGCTTCATAGCAAAGGCTTGGAATCACTTTGTCGAACTTACGGAATCGCATACATGCCATTACGTGTAGAAGATGGCATCGAGCAAGTATTGTTTCATCAAATGATACGGAAAAATTGGATCGGATGA